One Terriglobia bacterium DNA segment encodes these proteins:
- a CDS encoding cupin domain-containing protein: protein MAPEAGEARWWLGGLAVIKLTGKETEGRFSLIELLYPPKLEVPLHVHTREDELFHLLEGTISYRIGASRLDAAPGHTVFAPRNIPHNFTVTSPGPARYLIVYSPAGFEDCIRETSEPAQALTLPPNPYAPIPPAEIQRIATLMATKYGCQFVG, encoded by the coding sequence TTGGCGCCCGAGGCGGGAGAAGCAAGATGGTGGCTGGGCGGTCTGGCGGTGATCAAGCTGACGGGCAAGGAGACGGAAGGCCGATTCTCACTCATCGAGCTCCTGTACCCGCCCAAGCTCGAAGTGCCGCTCCATGTTCACACCCGCGAGGATGAGCTGTTCCATCTGCTGGAGGGGACGATCTCCTACCGCATCGGAGCGTCGAGGCTCGACGCTGCTCCCGGCCACACCGTGTTCGCCCCGAGGAACATCCCGCACAACTTCACCGTGACCTCTCCCGGGCCAGCGCGCTATCTGATCGTGTACTCGCCCGCCGGGTTCGAGGACTGTATTCGCGAGACCAGCGAACCGGCCCAAGCCCTGACCTTGCCGCCCAACCCCTACGCGCCTATCCCACCGGCGGAAATACAGAGAATCGCCACCTTGATGGCTACCAAGTACGGCTGCCAGTTCGTCGGGTAG
- the tnpA gene encoding IS200/IS605 family transposase, whose product MAHTFTTLHTHVIFSTKDRAPFLDAKIRSRDFAYMGGMVREMRGTAAIVNGVSDHVHMLVQLPAEVALAECLRVVKTNSSRWVHETWPDRKKFAWQTGYGASSVSTSNVPVVTRYIERQQEHHEKVSFQDEFIAFLRKNGIAFDPEHLWD is encoded by the coding sequence ATGGCGCACACCTTCACCACCCTGCACACCCACGTCATCTTCTCTACCAAAGACAGAGCTCCATTCCTCGATGCAAAGATCCGCTCCCGCGATTTCGCCTACATGGGCGGGATGGTGCGCGAGATGCGTGGAACGGCGGCTATCGTGAACGGCGTCTCGGACCACGTGCACATGCTGGTGCAATTGCCGGCGGAGGTCGCATTGGCCGAGTGTTTGCGCGTGGTGAAGACGAACTCCTCGCGCTGGGTACACGAAACCTGGCCCGACCGGAAGAAATTCGCCTGGCAGACGGGATACGGCGCGTCTTCGGTGAGCACGTCGAACGTTCCGGTGGTGACGCGTTACATCGAGCGTCAGCAGGAGCACCACGAAAAGGTGTCGTTCCAGGATGAGTTCATTGCGTTTCTACGCAAGAACGGGATTGCCTTCGATCCCGAGCATCTGTGGGATTGA
- the adhE gene encoding bifunctional acetaldehyde-CoA/alcohol dehydrogenase has protein sequence MTDTVPRLSEERISYLESLVSQARSAAAVFTQYTQADVDRIVKPMVLAGLEKAEYLARLAIEETKIGVLEDKVMKNMVATEFVYNYVKDKRTVGVIHEYPERGLVELAEPIGVILSLTPITNPTSTVLFKCIMAIKTRNAVIFSPHPSAWRCSYEAVRVMCEAAVKHGAPEGVFTCLESHTLKDNCYLMRHKDVCLIDATGGPGAVRAAYSSGKPALGVGAGNTPVYVEKTADLGMAVVDILTSKTFDNGTICASEQTLVIDDEIYDVVLKKFADLGAHLCNEEESELLARAVIDPQTGCMQPAAIGQRATDIARVAGFAVMPNTKVLIAPIQGVGRDHPLSVEKLFPVLSVYRAKSLDEALKVCVDVNHCGGLGHTAVVFSRNEEIIRRFGEVLNAGRIIVNSPGAIGALGGVYNDMVPSFSFGCGTGGGNSTTDNVNLSHYLNIKRLARRTQAHMWFRVPNQIYFNFNAVEELRHLPSHSTVIITNPALEQIGHADIVRRYIPKQTLVHVSVIPDAEPEVAVILQGVETLNSYKADQIIALGGGSVIDAAKIMKLMYESPQADLQELAAPFLDFRKRVARFPTEKIHHARLVAISTTSGTGSEVTPFAVLCDKERGRKVTLADYSLTPDVAIVDPQFVMSMPKGLTADTGIDCLTHALEAAVSIYASPYTDSHAMQAIQLVFKYLPIAYENPRDEEARTMMHNAACIAAMAFANASVGVNHALAHAFGARFGVAHGRANALMLPHVIPYNASVPTKFMPSPNQRAYVAHKKYALAADSLGLGGRTTEEKVKNLVAATEQLLDRVGMPRSIAELGISDQAFEAALPELVKLAYEDPSWRSNPRMPLLSELAELFWSAYYGRGLAKSAAACQQQTA, from the coding sequence ATGACTGACACTGTTCCGCGTCTCAGTGAAGAGCGCATTTCCTACCTGGAATCATTGGTCAGTCAGGCCAGAAGCGCCGCTGCCGTGTTCACCCAATACACGCAAGCGGACGTGGACCGAATCGTCAAACCCATGGTCCTGGCTGGATTAGAGAAAGCCGAATACCTGGCCCGCCTGGCGATCGAGGAAACCAAGATCGGCGTCCTCGAAGACAAGGTCATGAAGAACATGGTGGCCACGGAGTTTGTCTACAACTACGTCAAGGACAAACGCACCGTTGGCGTGATCCACGAATATCCGGAACGCGGCCTGGTGGAGTTGGCGGAACCCATCGGTGTCATCCTGTCGCTCACGCCAATCACGAACCCGACTTCCACGGTCCTGTTCAAGTGCATCATGGCGATCAAGACCCGGAACGCCGTGATCTTCAGCCCCCACCCGAGCGCATGGCGCTGTTCCTACGAGGCGGTGCGCGTGATGTGTGAAGCTGCCGTGAAGCACGGAGCGCCTGAAGGTGTCTTCACATGCCTGGAGTCCCACACCCTCAAAGACAACTGCTATCTCATGCGGCACAAGGATGTCTGCCTGATCGACGCCACCGGCGGACCAGGCGCGGTGCGGGCCGCCTACAGTTCCGGTAAACCGGCCTTGGGAGTGGGAGCGGGCAATACGCCCGTGTACGTGGAAAAAACCGCGGACCTGGGCATGGCCGTGGTGGACATCCTTACCTCGAAGACCTTCGACAACGGGACGATCTGCGCCTCAGAGCAGACCTTGGTGATCGATGACGAGATCTATGACGTCGTACTGAAGAAGTTCGCCGACCTGGGAGCGCACCTCTGCAACGAGGAGGAGTCGGAACTGCTGGCGCGCGCGGTGATCGATCCCCAGACCGGATGCATGCAGCCCGCTGCCATCGGCCAGAGAGCCACCGACATCGCCCGCGTAGCGGGTTTTGCGGTCATGCCGAACACCAAGGTCTTGATCGCTCCGATCCAGGGTGTCGGCCGCGATCATCCTCTCTCGGTCGAGAAACTGTTCCCTGTGCTCTCGGTGTATCGCGCGAAGTCCCTGGATGAGGCGCTCAAGGTGTGCGTCGACGTCAATCATTGCGGCGGGCTTGGCCACACGGCAGTCGTTTTCTCGCGCAACGAAGAGATCATCCGCAGATTCGGCGAGGTGCTCAACGCCGGGCGGATCATCGTGAATTCACCCGGGGCCATCGGAGCTCTCGGCGGCGTTTACAACGACATGGTGCCCAGCTTCTCCTTCGGATGCGGGACCGGCGGCGGCAACAGCACCACTGACAACGTCAACCTCTCTCACTACCTGAATATCAAACGCCTGGCGCGAAGGACGCAAGCGCATATGTGGTTCCGCGTTCCGAATCAGATTTATTTCAACTTCAACGCCGTGGAAGAGCTGCGCCATCTTCCCTCGCACTCCACCGTCATCATCACCAATCCGGCTTTGGAGCAGATCGGCCACGCGGACATCGTCCGGCGCTACATCCCCAAGCAAACACTTGTGCATGTCTCCGTCATTCCTGACGCGGAGCCCGAGGTCGCGGTCATCCTGCAGGGCGTGGAGACGCTGAATTCCTACAAGGCGGACCAGATCATCGCGCTGGGCGGCGGCTCCGTCATCGACGCGGCGAAGATCATGAAGCTCATGTACGAATCGCCGCAGGCCGACTTGCAGGAACTGGCCGCGCCGTTTCTGGATTTCCGCAAGCGCGTGGCGCGGTTCCCGACCGAAAAGATCCACCACGCGCGGCTGGTCGCCATCTCCACCACCAGCGGAACGGGCAGCGAGGTCACTCCGTTCGCCGTTCTTTGCGACAAAGAGCGCGGGCGCAAGGTGACCCTTGCCGACTACTCGCTGACTCCGGATGTGGCGATCGTGGACCCGCAGTTCGTCATGTCCATGCCAAAAGGCCTCACCGCCGATACCGGCATCGATTGCTTGACCCACGCGCTGGAGGCCGCGGTTTCCATTTACGCCTCGCCATACACTGATTCCCACGCCATGCAGGCGATCCAACTGGTGTTCAAGTACTTGCCCATCGCCTATGAGAACCCGCGCGACGAAGAGGCGCGCACCATGATGCACAATGCCGCCTGCATCGCAGCGATGGCGTTTGCCAATGCGTCGGTGGGCGTGAACCACGCGCTGGCCCATGCCTTCGGCGCACGGTTTGGGGTCGCGCACGGGAGAGCCAATGCGCTCATGTTGCCCCATGTCATCCCGTACAACGCGTCGGTGCCCACGAAATTCATGCCCTCACCGAACCAGCGGGCGTATGTCGCACACAAGAAATATGCCTTGGCCGCGGATTCGCTGGGGCTGGGCGGCCGTACGACCGAGGAGAAAGTGAAGAACCTTGTGGCAGCCACCGAACAGTTGCTTGACCGGGTGGGCATGCCCCGTTCCATCGCCGAGCTGGGGATCTCGGACCAGGCGTTCGAGGCGGCGCTCCCTGAACTGGTCAAGCTCGCCTATGAAGATCCTTCCTGGCGCTCGAACCCGCGCATGCCGCTGCTGAGCGAATTGGCCGAGCTGTTTTGGAGCGCGTATTACGGACGAGGCCTGGCGAAGTCGGCTGCCGCATGTCAGCAACAAACTGCGTGA
- a CDS encoding STAS domain-containing protein encodes MATIAVWLKVDGERVADDLQDTCEKLHSADGEVVLDLSSVRRIDSNALSAIDRLATEADEQAIKVVLRGVNVEVYKVLKLVKLARRFSIVT; translated from the coding sequence ATGGCGACGATCGCGGTGTGGCTCAAGGTGGATGGAGAACGCGTAGCCGACGACTTGCAAGACACATGCGAAAAACTGCACAGCGCTGACGGCGAAGTGGTTCTGGATCTCTCGTCGGTGCGACGCATCGACTCCAATGCGCTCTCCGCGATAGACAGGTTGGCCACCGAAGCGGATGAGCAAGCGATCAAGGTCGTGCTGCGGGGTGTAAACGTCGAGGTTTACAAAGTCCTGAAGCTGGTGAAGCTGGCGCGGCGCTTCTCGATTGTGACCTGA
- a CDS encoding ribbon-helix-helix protein, CopG family, protein MPTAKKPKIVRRSVSLPSETDSKVQKLARRQNRSANQVIENLIETGLAAKEAEKRRFFELTDRLQSASDPAEVQRLKDELARMTFGA, encoded by the coding sequence ATGCCCACCGCAAAGAAGCCGAAGATCGTGCGCCGCAGCGTTTCCCTGCCCTCCGAGACCGACAGCAAGGTGCAAAAGCTGGCGCGCCGCCAGAACCGCAGCGCCAACCAGGTGATCGAGAACCTGATCGAGACCGGCCTGGCCGCCAAGGAAGCCGAGAAACGCCGCTTCTTCGAGCTGACTGATCGCTTGCAATCGGCCTCCGACCCCGCCGAAGTCCAGCGACTCAAGGATGAGCTCGCGCGCATGACCTTCGGGGCCTGA